The proteins below come from a single Garra rufa chromosome 25, GarRuf1.0, whole genome shotgun sequence genomic window:
- the LOC141301034 gene encoding zinc finger protein 609-like, whose protein sequence is MSLSSGTAGGKGVDSNAVDTYDSGDEWDIGVGNLIIDLDADLEKDKLEMSGTKDGDGMAAASSAVAALPDNIKFINPVPPPPIKDSKSKAKRSKNSKDSSKSSTPDGAKKDAQGRTQNEGTGPTVGSGSTTLPSGKGSDKSNKASRNVPSGKKDKEGSGKSKKEKNEGVQAGSVPSEKDPSAQVMPLGQARNAPFEGTQNSDLVGAEQLGNITLDTTGIVTPLAIKSEPEEVENNDCRTMKKVKSEKWKLEVNDVPTVRDEPVT, encoded by the exons ATGTCCCTCAGTAGTGGCACTGCAGGCGGGAAAGGTGTGGACTCGAATGCGGTGGACACTTACGACAGCGGGGATGAGTGGGATATTGGTGTAGGAAACCTGATCATTGACCTCGACGCCGACTTAGAGAAAGACAAGCTTGAGATGTCTGGCACCAAGGACGGGGACGGAATGGCTGCTGCCTCGAGTGCCGTAGCGGCTTTGCCGGACAACATCAAGTTCATTAACCCGGTGCCTCCTCCGCCGATCAAGGACAGCAAATCCAAAGCGAAGCGTAGCAAGAATTCCAAGGACAGTAGCAAGTCCTCGACCCCTGATGGGGCCAAGAAGGACGCCCAGGGACGGACTCAAAACGAGGGCACTGGGCCAACCGTGGGAAGTGGTTCCACAACTTTACCTTCCGGGAAAGGTTCTGATAAAAGTAACAAAGCTTCCCGTAATGTTCCAAGTGGAAAAAAGGACAAGGAGGGTTCTGGGAAAAGCAAGAAGGAGAAAAACGAAGGGGTACAAGCTGGGAGCGTGCCCTCGGAAAAGGACCCATCGGCACAGGTTATGCCTTTAGGCCAGGCACGCAATGCCCCGTTTGAGGGGACGCAAAATTCGGACCTTGTTGGTGCTGAGCAACTAGGGAATATTACCCTTGATACCACTGGAATAGTCACACCTTTGGCTATCAAGAGCGAACCAGAAGAAGTGGAAAATAATGACTGCAGGACCATGAAGAAAGTGAAAAGCGAAAAG TGGAAGCTGGAAGTTAATGATGTTCCAACTGTTAGAGATGAACCAGTGACTTAG